A genomic segment from Halorubrum depositum encodes:
- the purQ gene encoding phosphoribosylformylglycinamidine synthase I, whose product MTVAVVQFGGSNCDRDAVRALEHLGVDAERVWHEDGLPADAEGIVLPGGFSYGDYLRAGAMAARAPVMAEVREAAADGVPVIGICNGAQIGAESGLTPGAFTTNASARFQCEPVHLRVERADTPWTAAYDEGDVIEVPIAHGEGRFEISEDAHADLVADDRVLFRYCDADGNATDAANPNGSTDNAAGVLGERETVAVLMPHPERATLPDLGRSTDGAGILEAFA is encoded by the coding sequence ATGACGGTCGCCGTCGTCCAGTTCGGCGGCTCCAACTGCGACCGCGACGCGGTCCGCGCGCTGGAACACCTCGGAGTCGACGCCGAGCGCGTCTGGCACGAAGACGGCCTCCCGGCCGACGCCGAGGGGATCGTCCTCCCCGGCGGCTTCTCGTACGGCGACTACCTCCGCGCCGGCGCGATGGCCGCCCGGGCGCCGGTCATGGCCGAGGTCCGCGAGGCCGCCGCCGACGGCGTCCCCGTGATCGGGATCTGCAACGGCGCGCAGATCGGCGCGGAGTCCGGGCTCACCCCCGGTGCGTTCACCACCAACGCCTCCGCGCGCTTTCAGTGCGAACCGGTCCACCTGCGCGTCGAGCGCGCGGACACGCCGTGGACCGCCGCCTACGACGAGGGCGACGTGATCGAGGTCCCCATCGCGCACGGCGAGGGGCGCTTCGAGATAAGCGAGGACGCCCATGCCGACCTCGTCGCCGACGACCGCGTGCTGTTCCGCTACTGCGACGCCGACGGGAACGCCACCGACGCGGCCAACCCGAACGGCTCCACCGACAACGCCGCCGGCGTCCTCGGCGAGCGCGAGACGGTCGCCGTCCTCATGCCGCACCCCGAGCGCGCCACGCTTCCGGACCTCGGCCGGAGCACGGACGGGGCGGGGATCCTCGAAGCGTTCGCCTGA
- a CDS encoding NYN domain-containing protein has product MESSREDEEPVGVALFVDGPNVLREEFDVDLDDVRRAAEAEGPLVTTRLYLDEHATPGLIQAAEARGFEVVITSGDVDVKLAVDAARFAAEGRMSVLAIASRDTDFKPVVETANGYGIRTLAIAPGEFGRSDALRNAANGSVTLDEGEEEPSDRDGDAGDADAAADPEATADSPPE; this is encoded by the coding sequence ATGGAATCCAGTCGGGAGGACGAGGAGCCGGTCGGCGTGGCGCTGTTCGTCGACGGGCCGAACGTGTTGCGCGAGGAGTTCGACGTCGACCTCGACGACGTGCGGCGGGCGGCCGAGGCCGAGGGACCGCTCGTCACGACGCGGCTCTACCTCGACGAGCACGCGACGCCGGGGCTGATACAGGCCGCGGAGGCGCGGGGGTTCGAGGTCGTGATCACGAGCGGCGACGTCGACGTGAAGCTCGCGGTCGACGCCGCCCGGTTCGCGGCCGAGGGCCGGATGTCGGTCCTCGCGATCGCCTCCCGCGACACCGACTTCAAGCCCGTCGTCGAGACGGCGAACGGCTACGGGATCCGGACCCTCGCGATCGCGCCCGGCGAGTTCGGGCGCTCCGACGCCCTGCGAAACGCCGCGAACGGGTCGGTGACGCTCGACGAGGGAGAGGAGGAACCGAGTGACCGCGATGGCGACGCGGGAGACGCGGACGCCGCGGCCGACCCGGAGGCGACCGCCGACTCACCGCCGGAGTAG
- the purS gene encoding phosphoribosylformylglycinamidine synthase subunit PurS, producing the protein MTAYTATVTVRLKRGVLDPEAETTQQALERLGFELSDLRSADRFEVDLEAADADEAADRADEMAERLLANPTIHDYDVAVAER; encoded by the coding sequence ATGACGGCATACACCGCGACGGTGACGGTCAGGCTGAAGCGGGGCGTCCTCGACCCGGAGGCCGAGACCACCCAGCAGGCGCTCGAACGCCTCGGGTTCGAGCTGTCGGACCTCCGGTCGGCCGACCGCTTCGAGGTGGACTTGGAGGCGGCCGACGCCGACGAGGCCGCCGACCGCGCCGACGAGATGGCCGAGCGGCTCCTCGCGAACCCGACCATCCACGACTACGACGTCGCGGTCGCCGAGCGATGA
- the gcvT gene encoding glycine cleavage system aminomethyltransferase GcvT produces MTDRLPPLHETNAARGAKFTDFGGWQMPVEFDSIREEHTAVRESVGVFDVSHMGEIEVAGPDATALMNRLTTNDVTALDPGDSQYAAITDDEGVMLDDTVVYRLPDGIEAGTGADALAGMDRDLDAGAGDPAYLFVPNAGHDEQMTDRWTDYRDEVGLDATVANATDDWAMLAVQGPDAADAVDDATPADRVVGLSKFEATVAAVAGVDSWVARTGYTGEDGFEIMCPASDAEAVWSAFVGEDATGPTAQPCGLGARDTLRTEMGYLLSGQDFDPDDEPRTPYEARIGFVVKLDTEFVGRDALERQKEEGVDERFVGVRLLERGVPRGGYAVTDGDLTRVGHLTSGTMSPTLDEPIGLGYLHESHADAGAEVSVVVRGDEKRAEVVIPPFLDR; encoded by the coding sequence ATGACCGATCGGCTTCCACCTCTCCACGAGACCAACGCGGCGCGCGGCGCGAAGTTCACCGACTTCGGCGGCTGGCAGATGCCGGTCGAGTTCGACTCGATCCGCGAGGAACACACTGCGGTCCGGGAGTCTGTCGGCGTCTTCGACGTCTCGCACATGGGCGAGATCGAGGTGGCCGGCCCCGACGCGACGGCGCTGATGAACCGCCTGACGACCAACGACGTGACCGCGCTCGATCCGGGCGACTCCCAGTACGCGGCGATTACGGACGACGAGGGCGTCATGCTCGACGACACCGTCGTCTACCGGCTCCCGGACGGGATCGAGGCCGGAACGGGCGCCGACGCGCTCGCCGGCATGGACCGCGACCTCGACGCGGGCGCGGGCGACCCCGCGTACCTCTTCGTCCCGAACGCGGGCCACGACGAGCAGATGACCGACCGGTGGACCGACTACCGCGACGAGGTCGGGCTCGACGCGACCGTCGCGAACGCCACCGACGACTGGGCCATGCTCGCCGTGCAGGGGCCCGACGCGGCCGACGCAGTCGACGACGCGACCCCCGCCGACCGCGTGGTCGGCCTCTCGAAGTTCGAAGCGACGGTCGCCGCCGTTGCGGGCGTTGACAGCTGGGTCGCCCGCACGGGCTACACCGGTGAGGACGGGTTCGAGATCATGTGCCCGGCGAGCGACGCCGAGGCGGTCTGGTCGGCGTTCGTCGGGGAGGACGCGACCGGGCCGACCGCACAGCCCTGCGGGCTCGGCGCCCGCGACACCCTCCGGACGGAGATGGGGTACCTCCTCTCCGGACAGGACTTCGACCCCGACGACGAGCCCCGCACCCCCTACGAGGCGCGGATCGGGTTCGTGGTGAAGCTGGACACCGAGTTCGTGGGGCGCGACGCGCTGGAGCGACAGAAGGAGGAGGGGGTCGACGAGCGGTTCGTCGGCGTCCGCCTCCTGGAGCGCGGCGTCCCCCGCGGCGGCTACGCCGTGACCGACGGCGACCTCACTCGGGTCGGCCACCTCACCTCCGGCACGATGAGCCCGACGCTCGACGAGCCGATCGGCCTCGGCTACCTTCACGAGAGCCACGCCGACGCCGGCGCGGAGGTGAGCGTCGTCGTGCGCGGCGACGAGAAGCGCGCCGAGGTCGTGATTCCGCCGTTCCTGGACCGCTAG
- a CDS encoding S26 family signal peptidase, with the protein MKRNVSDLLAPAAAVLLVALVVAAAAGAWPPFVAVESGSMEPTVERGDLVVVTSAERFPWGGLTGHAEPDAPTRLGGTGDVVVFDPPDDGQHPILHRLAFRVSAGEDWTDRADPALLDGDCDDIESCPAPHDGYITFGDANGEYDQSAGIATVVREEWVTAKALVSVPNLGWFRVGVDAAIARIGLLPTAVGVGGAAAVAGGFGAVLIGWAGRGRGGRRK; encoded by the coding sequence GTGAAGCGGAACGTCTCCGACCTGCTCGCGCCCGCCGCGGCGGTCCTCCTCGTGGCGCTCGTCGTCGCGGCGGCCGCGGGCGCGTGGCCCCCGTTCGTCGCCGTCGAGAGCGGGAGCATGGAGCCGACCGTCGAGCGCGGTGACCTCGTGGTCGTCACCTCGGCGGAGCGGTTCCCGTGGGGCGGGCTGACCGGCCACGCCGAGCCGGACGCGCCCACGCGGCTCGGCGGCACGGGCGACGTGGTGGTGTTCGATCCCCCGGACGACGGTCAGCACCCGATCCTCCACCGGCTCGCGTTCCGCGTCAGCGCGGGCGAGGACTGGACCGACCGCGCCGACCCCGCGCTGCTCGACGGCGACTGCGACGACATCGAGAGCTGTCCCGCGCCCCACGACGGCTACATCACCTTCGGCGACGCGAACGGCGAGTACGACCAGAGCGCGGGGATCGCCACGGTCGTCCGGGAGGAGTGGGTCACGGCGAAGGCGCTGGTGTCGGTCCCGAACCTCGGCTGGTTCCGGGTCGGCGTCGACGCCGCGATCGCCCGGATCGGGCTCCTGCCGACAGCCGTCGGCGTCGGCGGGGCCGCGGCGGTCGCGGGCGGCTTCGGCGCGGTGCTGATCGGGTGGGCGGGTCGCGGTCGCGGCGGGCGCCGGAAGTAG
- the ilvD gene encoding dihydroxy-acid dehydratase, producing MSEQQPRSDEGEASRRRGGDADRFAGEKDEDLRSRDVTEGAERAPHRSMFRAMGFDDEDLSSPLVGVPNPAADITPCNVHLDDVADAAIDGIDAAGGMPVEFGTITISDAISMGTEGMKASLISREVIADSVELVSFGERVDALVTVAGCDKNLPGMLMASIRTDLPSVFLYGGSIMPGEHEGRDVTIVQVFEGVGAYAEGDMSGDELDDLERHACPGAGSCGGMFTANTMASISEALGMAPLGSASAPAEDRERYEVAERAGELVLDCIENDRRPSDILSRKSFENAIALQTAIGGSTNGVLHLLALAAEADVDLSIEDFDEISRRTPKIADLQPGGSRVMNDLHEIGGVPVVLRRLLEADLLHGDAMTVTGRTLAEEIAELEERGALPDDDDIEADFLYTVDEPKEEEGAIKILKGNLAPDGSVLKVTGDDEFYHEGPARVFEHEEDAMEYVQSGEVDSGDVIVIRNEGPTGGPGMREMLGVTAAVVGAGHEDDVALLTDGRFSGATRGPMIGHVAPEAADGGPIGLIEDGDHVTVDIPERDLSVDLSDEEFAERRDAWEAPAPQYEGGILAKYARDFASAADGAVTNPRLTGDR from the coding sequence ATGAGCGAACAGCAGCCACGATCCGACGAGGGGGAGGCCTCTCGCCGACGCGGAGGCGACGCGGACCGGTTCGCGGGAGAGAAGGACGAGGACCTGCGGAGCAGGGACGTGACCGAGGGCGCCGAGCGCGCCCCCCACCGCTCGATGTTCCGGGCGATGGGGTTCGACGACGAGGACCTCTCCTCGCCGCTCGTCGGGGTGCCGAACCCCGCCGCCGACATCACCCCGTGTAACGTCCACCTCGACGACGTCGCCGACGCGGCGATCGACGGGATCGACGCGGCCGGCGGGATGCCCGTCGAGTTCGGGACGATCACCATCTCGGACGCCATCTCGATGGGGACCGAGGGGATGAAGGCGAGCCTCATCTCCCGCGAGGTCATCGCCGACTCGGTCGAGCTCGTCTCGTTCGGCGAGCGCGTGGACGCGCTGGTGACCGTCGCGGGCTGCGACAAGAACCTCCCCGGCATGCTGATGGCGTCGATCCGCACCGACCTCCCGAGCGTCTTCCTCTACGGCGGCTCGATAATGCCCGGCGAACACGAGGGGCGCGACGTCACCATCGTCCAGGTGTTCGAGGGCGTCGGCGCCTACGCCGAGGGCGACATGAGCGGCGACGAGCTCGACGATCTGGAGCGCCACGCCTGCCCCGGCGCGGGCTCCTGCGGCGGAATGTTCACCGCCAACACGATGGCGTCCATCTCCGAGGCGCTCGGGATGGCGCCGCTCGGCTCGGCCTCCGCGCCCGCCGAGGACAGGGAGCGCTACGAGGTCGCGGAGCGCGCGGGCGAGCTCGTCTTGGATTGCATCGAGAACGACCGCCGCCCCTCCGACATCCTCTCGCGGAAGTCGTTCGAGAACGCGATCGCCTTGCAGACCGCCATCGGCGGCTCGACGAACGGCGTCCTCCACCTGCTCGCGCTGGCCGCCGAGGCCGACGTCGACCTCTCGATCGAGGACTTCGACGAGATTTCGCGGCGCACCCCGAAGATCGCCGACCTCCAGCCCGGCGGGAGCCGCGTGATGAACGACCTCCACGAGATCGGCGGCGTGCCGGTCGTGCTCCGCCGCCTGCTGGAGGCCGACCTGCTCCACGGCGACGCGATGACCGTCACGGGCCGCACCCTCGCCGAGGAGATCGCGGAGCTGGAGGAGCGCGGCGCGCTCCCGGACGACGACGATATCGAGGCCGACTTCCTCTACACCGTCGACGAGCCGAAGGAGGAGGAGGGCGCCATCAAGATCCTCAAGGGGAACCTCGCGCCGGACGGCTCGGTGCTGAAGGTGACCGGCGACGACGAGTTCTACCACGAGGGACCCGCTCGCGTGTTCGAGCACGAGGAGGACGCGATGGAGTACGTCCAATCGGGCGAGGTCGACTCCGGCGACGTGATCGTGATCCGCAACGAGGGGCCGACCGGCGGCCCGGGGATGCGCGAGATGCTCGGCGTCACCGCCGCCGTCGTCGGCGCGGGCCACGAGGACGACGTCGCGCTCCTCACCGACGGGCGCTTCTCCGGCGCCACGCGCGGCCCGATGATCGGCCACGTCGCCCCCGAAGCGGCCGACGGCGGCCCGATCGGTCTCATCGAGGACGGCGACCACGTCACCGTCGACATCCCCGAGCGCGACCTCAGCGTCGACCTCTCCGACGAGGAGTTCGCGGAGCGCCGCGATGCGTGGGAGGCGCCCGCGCCGCAGTACGAGGGCGGCATCCTCGCGAAGTACGCCCGTGACTTCGCCTCCGCGGCCGACGGCGCCGTGACGAATCCGCGGCTGACGGGCGACCGGTAG
- a CDS encoding VOC family protein, whose protein sequence is MQARHIDHVNLRIPEDGVADAREFYGERLGFGIEDALYAADEKPFFDVRLSATAVVHLWPTDEFEPPTATNYDHVAVVVEESIEEIEAELDAAGVEIEKTLDSPLGATGVAGAVYVRDPFGYRVELKARV, encoded by the coding sequence ATGCAGGCACGTCATATCGACCACGTCAACCTCCGGATCCCCGAGGACGGCGTCGCCGACGCCCGGGAGTTCTACGGCGAGCGGCTCGGCTTCGGCATCGAGGACGCGCTGTACGCCGCCGACGAGAAGCCCTTCTTCGACGTGCGGCTGTCGGCGACGGCGGTCGTCCACCTCTGGCCGACGGATGAGTTCGAGCCGCCGACCGCGACGAACTACGACCACGTCGCCGTCGTCGTCGAGGAGTCGATCGAGGAGATCGAGGCCGAACTGGACGCGGCGGGCGTCGAGATCGAGAAGACGCTCGACTCGCCGCTCGGAGCGACCGGGGTCGCCGGAGCGGTGTACGTCAGGGACCCGTTCGGGTATCGGGTCGAACTGAAGGCGCGGGTGTGA